GCTTTTTTGCAATTTTTCTAAGTTTGTTGAAGGCCTAGAATGTTTAAGTAATGTATAGACGCCTAAAGAGCTGTTAAAAATATCAATATTGAAGAAAGCGCTGTTATAAAGCTATTTCACTATTAATACTGGGCAATGCGCTTCATCCGCAACTCGGTCACTAACACTTCCTAAGAAAAACTCTTTAACCCTTCCCAGCCCCCTATGCCCCATCACTATGAGGTCGAACTCTCCCTCTTTAGCGGTTTTAACAATCTCATCCGCTGGCCGACCTTCCTTCAGCAAGGTTGAAATTTCTAGGTTAGGTTTCAGCCTCTTAGCTCTTCTAAGAGCATGAGACAGTATCTTTTCATGAGCCGCCTTCACTTCCCTAACAAGATCATCGTAGGCAATTGAATAAGTAGATAA
Above is a genomic segment from Candidatus Bathyarchaeia archaeon containing:
- a CDS encoding universal stress protein, which codes for MIKRILVAIDGSEHAYKALDFALDLAEKYSAAVTIINVFQAPMIPIVPPVGYLAEGELSTYSIAYDDLVREVKAAHEKILSHALRRAKRLKPNLEISTLLKEGRPADEIVKTAKEGEFDLIVMGHRGLGRVKEFFLGSVSDRVADEAHCPVLIVK